A single window of Agelaius phoeniceus isolate bAgePho1 chromosome 16, bAgePho1.hap1, whole genome shotgun sequence DNA harbors:
- the CDIP1 gene encoding cell death-inducing p53-target protein 1 isoform X2: MSNDPPPPYPGGPSAPLIEEKHGPPSAPEGVTPVVGQPQGVPIPPPEFGPPPYEPPSQPGFIPPHMPTDGSGPYVPPGYYPPPGPHPPMGYYPAPGPYPSPGGHTATVLVPPGAATTVTVLQGEIFQGAPVQTVCPHCQQAITTKISYEIGLMSFLLGFFCCFVGCDLCCCLIPCLFDDFKDVTHTCPNCKAYIYTYKRMC; this comes from the exons ATGTCCAACGATCCCCCCCCTCCGTACCCGGGGGGCCCCTCGGCACCGCTGATAGAGGAGAAGCACGGCCCCCCCTCGGCACCAG AGGGTGTCACCCCAGTggtgggacagccccagggggTTCCTATACCCCCTCCTGAGTTCGGACCCCCCCCATATGAGCCCCCCTCTCAGCCGGGGTTCATACCCCCCCACATGCCCACGGATGGCTCTGGGCCCTACGTGCCACCAG GATATTACCCACCCCCAGGCCCTCACCCCCCCATGGGCTACTACCCTGCCCCAGGCCCCTACCCCTCTCCTGGTGGCCACACGGCCACAGTGCTGGTGCCCCCGGGAGCTGCCACCACAGTGacagtgctgcagggagagatCTTCCAGGGAGCCCCTGTGCAGACAGTGTGTCCCCACTGCCAGCAAGCCATCACCACCAAGATCTCCTACGAGATTGGGCTCATGAGCTTCCTTCTGGGCTTCTTCTGCTGCTTCGTGGG gtgtgatctctgctgctgcctgatcCCCTGCCTGTTCGATGACTTCAAGGACGTGACACACACGTGTCCCAACTGCAAGGCCTACATCTACACGTACAAGCGCATGTGCTAA
- the CDIP1 gene encoding cell death-inducing p53-target protein 1 isoform X1 has translation MSNDPPPPYPGGPSAPLIEEKHGPPSAPEGVTPVVGQPQGVPIPPPEFGPPPYEPPSQPGFIPPHMPTDGSGPYVPPAGYYPPPGPHPPMGYYPAPGPYPSPGGHTATVLVPPGAATTVTVLQGEIFQGAPVQTVCPHCQQAITTKISYEIGLMSFLLGFFCCFVGCDLCCCLIPCLFDDFKDVTHTCPNCKAYIYTYKRMC, from the exons ATGTCCAACGATCCCCCCCCTCCGTACCCGGGGGGCCCCTCGGCACCGCTGATAGAGGAGAAGCACGGCCCCCCCTCGGCACCAG AGGGTGTCACCCCAGTggtgggacagccccagggggTTCCTATACCCCCTCCTGAGTTCGGACCCCCCCCATATGAGCCCCCCTCTCAGCCGGGGTTCATACCCCCCCACATGCCCACGGATGGCTCTGGGCCCTACGTGCCACCAG CAGGATATTACCCACCCCCAGGCCCTCACCCCCCCATGGGCTACTACCCTGCCCCAGGCCCCTACCCCTCTCCTGGTGGCCACACGGCCACAGTGCTGGTGCCCCCGGGAGCTGCCACCACAGTGacagtgctgcagggagagatCTTCCAGGGAGCCCCTGTGCAGACAGTGTGTCCCCACTGCCAGCAAGCCATCACCACCAAGATCTCCTACGAGATTGGGCTCATGAGCTTCCTTCTGGGCTTCTTCTGCTGCTTCGTGGG gtgtgatctctgctgctgcctgatcCCCTGCCTGTTCGATGACTTCAAGGACGTGACACACACGTGTCCCAACTGCAAGGCCTACATCTACACGTACAAGCGCATGTGCTAA